The Misgurnus anguillicaudatus chromosome 12, ASM2758022v2, whole genome shotgun sequence region gaagcttcattgtaattataaacaataaagTAACAATATGTATACATATAACAATATTTTATATGACCAGTACAATATGGctctaattaaaagaaaattattCTAAATGTCAGCTGTGAATGTACAGTTTGGTGTGCttctaaaaataattatataaaaatacaatataacaaTATAAAAGATAAGATATAAATTTGTAAACCATCTGTAAATCTTTGAGAAtggagttaaatgttgtcgtgccATTGTTCAAAACAGTTCCTATTTAACTAAAACATCGTCCTGTCTCCAGTAGTCCCTGATGGAGATCAACTTTACCATGGCCATATAAAATAGTAGTCCAATGTAGCGGTACATTTCAGTGACCCTGACATCTTTCCATTTATACTTGGAACCCTTTGCTTTTGCCCTGGCAGCCTGAGCGTTGGTGTTATGGCAAAGAGTTGAAACTGCATCCTCaggaaaaaacattttgaagagACTcaggggtgtgtgtgtgtctgcaggACTCAGCTGTGGTCCAGGTTCCCGTGCAGGAAAGAAACGCAAAGTGTGTGGAACCACATCAATATCAGTCTCTGTTTTCCATGACAGAACGGACCTGCTGCTGCTTGCCTGGATGTTGGTCTTGACTCTCTTTGCAACAGGGGCCTTATCACTGTCAGTGGTAGatctgtaaataaataaataaatggtttgggttagaaaaatttaaaatttaaaacaaaatataaaataaaaatattactcaGTATTTTACTGTAGTAGTGACACTTTAAGAAACTGTACTTACACATTAGTCTCAGTTGCTTTGAGAACTGAAGCAGACCTATGGCGTTTATGAGTACCGGGTAAAAGTGAAAGTGATGCAGCAACattcctaaaaaaaacaaaacaaatcatcATCATGTATTTTCCAAAGCACTAAAGCAGCACATTACTAATAGTAATTTAGTGCACGCATAACAGAAACATTGGTAAATGTGGCTTACATTGGATGAATATCGGTTGCGTTGCTGTGTGATCTCGTGCGAGGAAATGAAAGCGAAAGTGTTGCAGCCatattcctaaaaaaaaaaaatcatcataaaTAGTATCATCGTGTATTTTCCAAAGTACTAAGCAACAAATCAGTAATACTAATATAGTGCAGGCATAACAGAAAAATGTTGACGTACTCTTTATTGTTCCCAGTTGCGCAGCTGCGTGCCCTCGTGCGAGTACCAGACGAAGTTGGTGTTGCAGACACATTCCTGAAAACATATCttaattaatataatgtattttcaaagtacaaagcaacacatcagtattactaatattgagaactttttttaataatgtattCTGCACAGTAACAAAAGCAATAACTAAGGCAGTAAAGAGCTGAGATAAGATTGGGTACAGAGATGCGCTGTATATGTTTGTTAACGGGCTATTACCGGACATATTTATGgctaaacattaacacattacatATCTCCGGGCTATTTACAGCACATCAATACTAGGCTACATCGAAACATTTACACCCGAACAGATACATGAATATTTGCGCATGATGAACATTTACTGTTATCATATAAGCAACATGTCAGTAATACAAATATTGTGAatgcataaaagaaaaaaaaaggttaCATGTGGACGTACCCTTTCTTGTTCTCAATTGCGCTTCTGTGTGCCCTCCCAATGCGAAGGTGAAAGTGATGCAGCAACATTCCTAAAAAATCAATCATagttttatgcataaaaaaaTCAAGCAACACATCAGTAATACTAATATTGAGAACACAAAAGCCGGTAAATGTAACTTACACTTTATGAATTTCGGGTTCGTTTCTGGATGCCCCGTGCGAGTAAATGACGGCGAAGCCacattactaaaaaaaaaaaaacattatttgtatcatgtattttcggaaaatacagatatgttactttatatatatatatatatatatatatatacataaaacagTATCCAAAATACTAAGCAAAACATCAGTAATAGTCTACTAATGAAACAGAAAATCCCGCAAATGTGACTTAGCCTGTATGAATGTCCGTCGCATTTCTGCAGATGCCCGCTGAAGAGGACAATGATGCAGCATTCctacaaaagtttttaataattaatataatgtattctccacagtaacaaacttataaagcaatacaaaggagtattttaagtggatgtcacaggaaacaggaaaaaatgcgtcaaaacgcggccccgcgtttttggacacCAGGGGGTTAacccggatctttaaattaactaATGAGTAGCGAGTCTCTAGTGTCATTTacccggatcagttgagtcctactacaattcattgtaaaaccataaacagcgccaccacacacacaaacctctttcaacATTATTGATGAGACTTCGCTTGCACTACAGAtccactcgtaaccggctgatctgcgcgagaactgacccgagattctcact contains the following coding sequences:
- the LOC129446336 gene encoding uncharacterized protein, which produces MHKTMIDFLGMLLHHFHLRIGRAHRSAIENKKGNVSATPTSSGTRTRARSCATGNNKENMAATLSLSFPRTRSHSNATDIHPMNVAASLSLLPGTHKRHRSASVLKATETNVSTTDSDKAPVAKRVKTNIQASSSRSVLSWKTETDIDVVPHTLRFFPAREPGPQLSPADTHTPLSLFKMFFPEDAVSTLCHNTNAQAARAKAKGSKYKWKDVRVTEMYRYIGLLFYMAMVKLISIRDYWRQDDVLVK